One window of the Triticum dicoccoides isolate Atlit2015 ecotype Zavitan chromosome 3B, WEW_v2.0, whole genome shotgun sequence genome contains the following:
- the LOC119277623 gene encoding probable anion transporter 3, chloroplastic translates to MAAPGQLLPLTRSLLPPSAPPFLSGRRRLPPPARAQTSRPPPWQPRRLACPSPLQPLRPLAGNRTRPVAAPPGASAAGGGEAQALAAEFMTSERVKVAAMLGLALALCNADRVVMSVAIVPLSQAYGWTPSFAGVVQSSFLWGYLISPIIGGALVDYYGGKRVMAYGVALWSFATFLSPWAAARSLWLFISTRILLGVAEGVALPCMNNMVLRWFPRTERSSAVGIAMAGFQLGNTIGLLLSPIIMSRTGTFGPFVIFGLFGFLWVLVWISAITGTPGEHPQISAYELEYITKGQKLVKPQVQSEKLRKIPPFRNLLSKWPTWALISANAMHSWGYFVILSWMPVYFKTIFHVNLREAAWFSAIPWVMMAVLGYVAGVVSDALIRNGTSITLTRKIMQTIGFVGPAIALIGLNAAKSPAIASAWLTIAVGLKSFGHSGFLVNFQEIAPQYAGVLHGMANTTGTFAAILGTIGAGFFVDRMGSFRGFLTLTSLLYFSSALFWDIFATGERVDFDGSS, encoded by the exons ATGGCCGCTCCCGGCCAACTGCTCCCCTTGACCCGCTCGCTTCTGCCTCCCTCCGCTCCCCCCTTCCTCTCCGGCCGCCGTCGCCTGCCTCCTCCCGCCCGCGCTCAAACCTCGCGTCCGCCTCCATGGCAGCCCCGCCGCCTCGCGTGTCCTTCTCCTCTTCAGCCGCTCCGCCCTCTGGCCGGGAACAGGACCCGCCCCGTTGCTGCGCCTCCTGGGGCCTCCGCCGCCGGTGGAGGCGAGGCGCAGGCTCTGGCGGCGGAGTTCATGACGTCTGAGAGGGTGAAGGTGGCGGCGATGCTGGGGCTGGCCCTCGCGCTCTGCAACGCCGACCGCGTCGTCATGTCCGTGGCCATCGTCCCGCTCTCCCAGGCGTACGGATGGACCCCTTCCTTCGCCGGCGTCGTGCAG TCGTCCTTCCTTTGGGGATATCTGATATCACCTATAATCGGTGGAGCGCTTGTTGACTACTACGGTGGGAAGCGAGTCATGGCGTATGGTGTGGCTTTATGGTCCTTCGCTACATTCCTTTCCCCTTGGGCAGCTGCACGCTCACTTTGGTTGTTCATCTCAACTAGAATTCTGCTCGGTGTTGCAGAAGGAGTGGCATTGCCATGTATGAACAATATGGTGCTGAG GTGGTTTCCTCGTACTGAACGATCTAGTGCTGTGGGGATCGCGATGGCTGGCTTTCAGCTTGGAAATACCATCGGCTTACTTCTTTCCCCTATTATCATGTCACGAACTGGAACATTTGGACCCTTTGTGATTTTTGGTTTGTTTGGATTTCTGTGGGTGCTGGTGTGGATATCTGCTATAACGGGAACTCCTGGTGAACATCCTCAAATATCAGCATATGAACTAGAGTATATTACAAAGGGTCAGAAATTGGTGAAACCTCAAGTTCAAAGTGAAAAACTAAGAAAGATCCCTCCGTTTAGAAACCTACTTTCTAAATGGCCGACCTGGGCTTTAATTTCTGCAAATGCTATGCATAGCTGG GGCTATTTCGTCATCCTTTCATGGATGCCAGTGTATTTCAAAACC ATATTTCATGTCAATCTGAGAGAAGCTGCATGGTTTAGTGCAATTCCCTGGGTCATGATGGCAGTTTTAGGTTATGTGGCTGGTGTTGTATCAGACGCACTTATCCGAAATGGCACAAGCATTACTTTAACTCGGAAGATAATGCAG ACAATTGGCTTTGTGGGTCCTGCTATTGCTCTTATTGGTTTGAATGCAGCAAAGAGTCCAGCCATTGCTTCAGCTTGGCTAACTATTGCTGTTGGTTTGAAGTCCTTTGGTCACTCAGGATTCCTTGTAAATTTTCAG GAGATCGCCCCACAATATGCTGGAGTGCTACATG GAATGGCAAATACGACGGGAACATTTGCTGCCATTTTAGGAACTATTGGAGCAGGATTCTTTGTTGATCGGATGGGTTCTTTCCGTGGATTTTTAACATTAACATCACTTCTATATTTCAGCAGTGCCCTGTTCTGGGATATCTTTGCTACTGGAGAgcgtgttgattttgatggcagtaGCTAG